Proteins encoded by one window of Candidatus Pelagibacter giovannonii:
- a CDS encoding AIPR family protein: MKSDFKQKIKSAFYKDFFLRTKNEIEDSDDQPNSVLTKIYTDILYDNGTISDYELVHFEKEISKNTNIKISGYSFSEEDLRLDLFITHYDSANEIKKIESKKILQLIDSAKNFYLQSTKKLYEKMNAKEDAFDISKSIFKNSKDISTVRIFVLTNCECDTTPKTIRESGIEFQNFLFDITRIYSSSLGGPESTNIRIDFSKFNQKVRCMLAHKTTDKISSYMAFIPGEVLYNIYRLFGQRLLNLNVRSFLQLGTKINKGIRETLLNEPGRFFSYNNGIVVVVDSIEIDHDKEGSFITSATGFQIVNGGQTAATLFRTKKQDNANLDKVVVPAKITLVNKEDLKKVVPKISEFANTQNIVKKADFSSSHPFHISIKDLSNKIRTPEGQQWFYERMRGEYQMQKMKEKDLGKNKKSKYLETSPSNMKFTKEDLAKFINCWHYTDPHIACTGAQKGFVTFMKYLNDKKFHEKIDDVFFEKYCAISILFNRTSKIIKDNDEISGYRSQVLNYTISLISYHTSRKINFDLIWADQELSHQFKSLINKWSYKVYETIQKTAKGKNVSEWSKNEECWEDLMDKNFSFTETPPEFTNVKKVAGKPIKVAKELFSPEDMDNIKKCKNLSTRDWEKMIAWAQDSDEFHFIQLQIATSLWMQSLTNWKKQPSPKQAKSALKMIDKAEEAEII, encoded by the coding sequence ATGAAGTCCGATTTTAAACAAAAGATAAAGTCTGCATTTTATAAAGATTTTTTCTTAAGAACTAAAAATGAAATTGAAGATAGTGATGATCAACCAAATTCTGTTTTAACTAAAATTTATACAGATATTTTATATGATAATGGCACCATTTCAGATTATGAGCTTGTTCATTTTGAAAAAGAAATATCAAAAAATACCAATATAAAAATAAGTGGATATTCCTTTAGTGAAGAAGATTTAAGACTTGATTTATTCATAACTCACTACGATTCTGCAAATGAAATAAAAAAAATTGAGTCTAAAAAGATTTTGCAATTAATTGATTCAGCTAAAAACTTCTATTTACAATCAACAAAAAAACTTTATGAAAAAATGAATGCGAAAGAAGATGCTTTTGATATTTCAAAAAGTATATTTAAAAATTCAAAAGATATTTCTACGGTTAGAATATTTGTTTTAACAAATTGTGAGTGCGATACGACACCAAAGACAATAAGAGAGAGTGGTATAGAGTTTCAAAATTTTTTATTTGATATCACCCGTATATATAGTTCAAGTCTTGGAGGTCCAGAATCTACGAATATAAGAATTGATTTCTCTAAATTTAATCAAAAAGTAAGATGTATGCTTGCACATAAAACCACAGATAAAATCAGTAGTTATATGGCATTTATTCCAGGTGAAGTTTTATATAATATTTACCGACTATTTGGTCAAAGGCTATTAAACCTCAATGTAAGATCTTTTTTACAGTTGGGTACAAAAATAAACAAAGGTATTAGAGAAACTCTATTAAATGAACCAGGTCGCTTCTTTTCTTACAATAATGGAATTGTTGTTGTAGTTGATAGCATTGAAATTGATCATGATAAAGAGGGGTCATTCATTACATCTGCCACTGGATTTCAAATCGTTAATGGTGGACAAACTGCAGCAACACTTTTTAGAACTAAAAAACAAGACAATGCAAATTTAGATAAAGTTGTTGTACCTGCCAAGATTACTTTAGTTAACAAAGAAGATTTAAAAAAGGTTGTTCCAAAAATTTCTGAATTTGCAAATACGCAAAACATAGTTAAGAAAGCTGATTTTTCATCCAGTCATCCTTTTCATATAAGTATAAAGGATCTTTCAAATAAAATTAGAACACCAGAGGGTCAACAGTGGTTTTATGAAAGAATGCGAGGTGAATACCAAATGCAAAAAATGAAAGAGAAAGATTTAGGTAAAAATAAAAAATCTAAATATTTAGAAACTTCTCCTTCAAATATGAAGTTTACAAAAGAAGATTTAGCAAAATTTATAAATTGTTGGCACTATACAGACCCACATATTGCATGTACTGGTGCACAAAAAGGTTTTGTTACATTTATGAAATATCTAAATGATAAAAAATTTCATGAAAAAATTGACGATGTTTTCTTTGAAAAATACTGTGCAATTTCAATATTATTTAATAGAACATCTAAAATTATAAAAGATAATGATGAAATTAGTGGTTATAGATCTCAAGTTTTAAACTATACAATTTCATTAATATCTTACCATACAAGTAGAAAGATTAATTTCGATCTTATATGGGCTGATCAAGAATTATCTCATCAATTTAAAAGTCTAATAAATAAATGGAGCTATAAAGTTTATGAAACTATTCAAAAAACAGCAAAAGGGAAAAACGTTTCTGAATGGAGTAAAAATGAAGAATGTTGGGAAGATTTAATGGATAAAAATTTTAGTTTTACTGAAACTCCTCCTGAGTTTACTAATGTAAAAAAAGTTGCAGGAAAACCAATTAAAGTAGCTAAAGAGTTATTTTCTCCTGAAGATATGGATAATATTAAAAAATGTAAAAATTTAAGTACGAGAGATTGGGAAAAGATGATTGCATGGGCACAGGACTCTGATGAGTTTCATTTTATTCAGTTACAGATAGCTACAAGCCTTTGGATGCAATCTCTCACAAATTGGAAAAAACAACCCTCACCTAAACAGGCAAAAAGTGCACTTAAGATGATTGATAAAGCAGAAGAAGCAGAAATTATTTAA
- a CDS encoding Z1 domain-containing protein → MSEKLNIQKKLLNSYKLLFASKKGFLDPIKWYPKTAKEIDDLLKSFIKESSSDAKKFENELKDFLETSFAQIIENDLTLSAKRSDHHEWLTEDKKIWKNANSTNAQFAWYESQSAFKIGNSAFNELDISTDGVLSLLEDPKRSGSWRTRGMVVGDVQSGKTSHYTGLITKAIDSGYKLIIVLSGIYNALRAQTQKRIEESTIKTTQPGELNKVFFATSKPDYIYRDGIRIIQAENDFSAASAKQISMTNLDPTIMIIKKNVPVLTNILMWLEKQDGIERTDKEWSWNEAKWKNDNHRQLLPKFQLSCDQPFLLIDDECDSASIDISPRKFKGPQDTWNEEQREAFRNTDPSKTNQLIRRILMCFKRNAYIGYTATPLANAFINYDSHTNDDGLDIFPTDFIRLLKRYDDHVGPEDVFGIAEKNYDPDEEIVSLSEDIDKNDRPQVKWVYDYRDDFDDPTFINEDGSIDEKERDEKYRQEAKDKNDVKGWLPLFHGMGHQCLYKQEDCLPPSLKEAINVFLINIATRYLRKKHNEHNSMLIHVSRFKGVQGSVVLQVKKYLKDLKDKTCYGQDQEIKNVIKKEFHNIWDNDTKKNFDLDKFPQTGEIEFKSLWDKIMEVITSETNPLDVVQINSQSDDILDYDRHENGWNVIVVGGAAISRGITLEGLNVSYFTRVAKIPTSDTLIQMGRWFGYRKGYEDLWRVYVPKTLHILFRQFSFTMEKARERFHELSEDGRRPIDYGMEIPCFPGWNLVSKTKGRDIEIVKEPYSSFTASSRTPVLYYKNKERIENIDLTKKLIDSLGNKYETEVEINKKLKSEKILTPTAFKDEKIDNELPIDEIRERIFKKGSKQVKLSKAYLWRNVDVDKIINFFGHYKSPTNLEWTCKIIAQQIKLLSINKKKNGSPILDKWNLGIFSAKDGINYPKFEFGSNKINVSLQQRTIKNHYNNFYSIKTLSDPQAEFMDINADQYNKGINKWLNLYKKTGKCVIKRKQINFLPAHFKQKLRQQRKEGLVIIYPWSTNFIKDFDKDQDINIGWQIITPPTRDEDDDDKLVFSKALNQPSRELRDEELKEIFNLDLFA, encoded by the coding sequence ATGAGTGAAAAGTTAAATATTCAAAAAAAATTATTAAATTCTTATAAATTACTTTTTGCTTCAAAAAAAGGTTTCTTGGATCCCATAAAGTGGTATCCCAAAACAGCAAAAGAGATAGATGATTTATTGAAATCTTTCATTAAAGAATCTTCCAGTGATGCAAAAAAATTTGAAAATGAACTTAAAGATTTTTTAGAAACTTCTTTTGCGCAGATAATAGAAAATGATCTTACGTTAAGTGCAAAAAGAAGTGACCATCATGAGTGGTTAACAGAAGATAAAAAAATTTGGAAAAATGCTAACAGTACAAATGCTCAATTTGCTTGGTATGAGAGTCAATCTGCATTTAAGATTGGGAACAGTGCTTTTAATGAACTTGATATTTCAACAGATGGAGTTTTATCACTACTAGAAGATCCTAAAAGAAGTGGTAGCTGGAGAACTAGAGGTATGGTTGTTGGTGATGTCCAGTCTGGAAAAACCTCACATTACACAGGCCTAATTACAAAAGCTATAGACAGCGGCTATAAATTAATAATAGTTCTAAGTGGTATTTACAATGCATTGAGAGCTCAAACTCAAAAAAGAATTGAAGAAAGTACAATAAAAACAACTCAACCTGGTGAACTTAATAAAGTTTTTTTTGCAACATCAAAACCAGATTATATTTATCGAGACGGTATAAGAATAATACAAGCTGAGAATGATTTTAGTGCGGCATCTGCTAAACAAATTTCAATGACTAATCTTGATCCAACTATCATGATTATTAAAAAAAATGTTCCAGTTTTAACTAATATTTTAATGTGGCTTGAAAAACAAGACGGCATTGAAAGAACTGATAAAGAATGGAGCTGGAACGAAGCCAAATGGAAAAATGATAATCATAGACAATTACTTCCAAAATTTCAGCTTTCTTGCGACCAACCATTTTTACTAATTGATGATGAGTGCGATAGTGCTTCAATAGATATATCGCCTAGGAAGTTTAAAGGTCCCCAAGATACATGGAATGAAGAACAGAGGGAAGCATTTAGAAATACAGATCCATCTAAAACCAATCAATTAATCAGAAGAATATTAATGTGCTTTAAAAGGAATGCTTATATTGGTTATACAGCTACACCATTGGCTAATGCATTTATTAATTATGATTCTCACACAAATGATGATGGCCTTGATATTTTTCCAACTGATTTTATAAGATTACTTAAAAGATATGATGATCATGTAGGCCCTGAGGATGTTTTTGGTATAGCTGAAAAAAATTATGACCCTGACGAAGAAATTGTAAGTCTTTCAGAAGATATTGATAAAAATGATAGACCACAAGTAAAATGGGTTTATGATTATAGAGATGATTTTGATGATCCTACTTTTATAAATGAAGATGGATCAATAGATGAAAAAGAAAGAGATGAAAAATATCGACAAGAAGCAAAAGATAAAAATGATGTAAAGGGTTGGTTGCCACTTTTTCATGGTATGGGCCATCAGTGCTTGTATAAACAAGAAGACTGCTTACCACCAAGTCTAAAAGAAGCAATAAATGTATTTCTTATAAACATTGCAACTAGGTACTTAAGAAAAAAACATAATGAGCATAACTCAATGCTTATTCATGTCAGTAGATTTAAAGGTGTTCAGGGTAGTGTCGTTTTACAAGTTAAAAAATATCTAAAAGATTTAAAAGATAAAACTTGCTATGGTCAAGATCAAGAAATTAAAAATGTGATTAAAAAAGAGTTTCATAATATATGGGACAACGATACTAAAAAGAACTTTGATTTAGATAAATTTCCTCAAACAGGTGAAATTGAGTTTAAATCTTTGTGGGATAAGATTATGGAAGTAATTACATCTGAAACAAATCCTTTAGATGTTGTTCAGATTAATAGTCAATCAGACGATATACTCGACTATGACCGACACGAAAATGGCTGGAATGTTATAGTTGTTGGTGGTGCGGCTATATCAAGAGGAATTACACTTGAAGGTCTTAATGTAAGCTATTTTACACGTGTCGCTAAAATACCCACCTCTGATACTTTAATTCAAATGGGAAGATGGTTTGGATATAGAAAAGGTTATGAAGATTTGTGGAGAGTATATGTTCCAAAAACACTTCACATTCTATTTAGGCAATTTTCTTTTACAATGGAAAAAGCTAGAGAAAGGTTTCATGAGTTATCTGAAGATGGAAGAAGGCCAATAGATTATGGTATGGAAATACCATGTTTTCCAGGATGGAACCTAGTATCAAAAACAAAGGGCAGGGATATAGAAATTGTTAAAGAGCCTTATTCATCCTTCACTGCCTCAAGTAGAACACCTGTCTTATATTATAAAAATAAAGAAAGAATAGAAAATATTGATCTTACAAAAAAATTAATAGATAGCTTAGGAAATAAATATGAAACTGAAGTTGAGATTAATAAGAAACTAAAATCAGAAAAAATTCTAACACCTACAGCCTTTAAAGATGAAAAAATTGATAATGAGCTACCAATTGACGAAATTAGAGAAAGAATTTTTAAGAAAGGATCAAAACAAGTTAAGTTATCAAAAGCATATTTGTGGAGAAATGTTGATGTTGATAAGATTATTAACTTTTTTGGACACTATAAATCTCCAACAAATTTAGAATGGACCTGTAAAATTATTGCGCAACAAATAAAACTTTTAAGTATAAACAAGAAAAAAAATGGTTCTCCAATTTTGGATAAATGGAATTTGGGAATATTTAGTGCAAAAGATGGTATAAATTATCCAAAGTTTGAGTTTGGAAGCAATAAAATTAATGTTTCACTTCAACAGCGGACTATTAAAAATCATTATAATAATTTTTATTCAATAAAAACATTATCTGATCCACAAGCTGAATTTATGGATATTAATGCTGATCAATATAATAAAGGAATAAATAAGTGGTTAAATTTATATAAAAAAACTGGAAAATGCGTAATAAAAAGAAAACAAATAAATTTTCTGCCAGCTCATTTTAAGCAAAAACTAAGACAACAAAGAAAAGAAGGTCTTGTAATTATTTATCCTTGGTCAACAAATTTTATTAAAGACTTTGATAAAGATCAGGACATAAACATTGGTTGGCAAATAATTACCCCACCCACTAGAGATGAAGATGATGACGACAAACTAGTTTTTAGTAAAGCCTTAAATCAACCAAGTAGAGAATTACGAGATGAAGAGCTCAAAGAAATATTTAATCTAGATCTTTTTGCGTAA
- a CDS encoding TerB family tellurite resistance protein, protein MNKNKQILKLLLLMAFADKKYMQEEKDFIKSISKKLEVSDENLNQLINEIEQTNDLTKLCRETARGIEDKTDKDKTIKLLSEMMTADKMVHGKEIFALQVIAEEWEMYLP, encoded by the coding sequence ATGAACAAAAATAAACAAATACTTAAACTACTTTTGTTGATGGCCTTTGCTGATAAAAAATACATGCAAGAGGAAAAAGATTTTATCAAATCAATTTCAAAAAAATTAGAAGTTTCAGATGAGAATTTAAATCAGCTAATAAATGAAATTGAACAAACTAATGATTTAACTAAGCTTTGTAGAGAAACTGCAAGAGGTATTGAAGATAAAACTGATAAAGACAAAACAATTAAATTATTATCTGAGATGATGACAGCAGATAAAATGGTTCATGGAAAAGAAATATTTGCATTACAGGTTATAGCTGAAGAATGGGAAATGTATTTACCATAA
- a CDS encoding DNA cytosine methyltransferase, with protein sequence MKKITSIDLFAGVGGMRISLQRALNRLHYKDECKLYSEINSYSRQTYDLNFPSTPLIEDIKSVKKDEIDSIIPDHDILLAGFPCQPFSRAGISNRKFLKRSHGFEDKDQGDLFFNILDILKTKRPKAFILENVQNLKTYQNGKILDEMIKKLSKYYYVPEPEVLDAREFGLAQRRKRIFIVGFLKFNGKFNYPEPTFKETVIKDFLDSYPPKKYIISDLLWDSHQKRKIRNKKAGKGFGFRMSYPTDKATVTISARYYKDGSECLLYRGEGKNPRRLTPREVFRLQGFPESFKFAVSDLQAYKQAGNAVPINVVEKVCLNVVEYLSSNKKSLIVHKEAS encoded by the coding sequence ATGAAAAAAATTACATCTATAGATTTATTTGCAGGCGTAGGTGGTATGAGAATATCCCTACAAAGAGCTTTAAACAGATTGCACTATAAAGATGAGTGTAAATTATATTCAGAGATTAACAGTTATAGCAGACAAACTTATGATTTGAATTTTCCAAGCACACCTTTAATTGAAGATATAAAGTCTGTAAAAAAAGACGAAATTGATAGCATAATACCTGACCATGACATTTTATTAGCTGGATTTCCATGTCAGCCATTCTCTAGAGCAGGAATATCAAATAGAAAATTTTTAAAAAGATCACATGGGTTTGAAGATAAAGACCAGGGTGATTTATTCTTTAATATCTTGGATATTTTAAAAACCAAAAGACCTAAAGCGTTTATTTTAGAAAATGTTCAAAATTTAAAGACTTATCAAAATGGTAAAATATTAGATGAAATGATAAAAAAATTATCAAAATATTATTATGTTCCAGAACCAGAAGTATTAGATGCTAGAGAATTTGGTTTAGCTCAACGTAGAAAAAGAATATTTATTGTTGGATTTTTAAAATTTAATGGCAAATTTAATTACCCAGAACCTACTTTTAAAGAGACAGTTATAAAAGATTTTCTGGATAGCTACCCTCCAAAAAAATATATTATTTCTGATCTACTCTGGGATAGTCACCAAAAAAGAAAGATTAGAAATAAAAAAGCTGGTAAAGGTTTTGGATTTAGAATGTCCTACCCTACTGATAAAGCTACAGTTACAATTTCAGCAAGATATTATAAAGATGGTAGTGAATGTTTGCTTTATAGAGGTGAAGGTAAAAACCCTAGAAGGCTAACTCCTAGAGAGGTTTTTAGATTACAAGGATTTCCAGAAAGCTTTAAGTTTGCGGTCTCAGATCTACAAGCATACAAACAGGCTGGTAATGCAGTACCAATTAATGTTGTGGAAAAAGTATGCTTAAATGTTGTTGAGTACTTATCGTCTAATAAAAAGAGTTTAATAGTTCATAAAGAGGCAAGTTAA
- a CDS encoding PD-(D/E)XK motif protein, giving the protein MNSLEFQKKLSDAWLELIIKRKEDKNFTEKQAGIKAYDKYWFTLDQKNLPGVIINLDQDIEFNITNFPKAKGWVFNKVKNKIIMNINDEKYKDFFLKLITLILSKIHMQNLTGKESTKCFFENLISAKDFFEDDNAPRKLTKESQIGLYGEVHVLSKILAKKLDNEGLINSWTGPSKKHDFTTEKILIEIKTTTTNSKKINTSSNNQIAPVFDKALNIIFLQIKTSSNGFSLVDVINNYLTILKSESEILHNDFLLKLAQCNYLDIHKDEYSQKYEIDKTNYFEVRDDFPYIKKVVIPDELSDLIITYKIDLEKCENFRINEEQLLNKI; this is encoded by the coding sequence ATGAATTCCTTAGAATTTCAAAAAAAACTATCAGATGCTTGGTTAGAGTTAATTATAAAAAGAAAAGAAGATAAAAATTTTACTGAAAAACAAGCTGGTATTAAAGCTTATGATAAATACTGGTTTACACTTGATCAGAAAAATTTACCAGGAGTGATAATAAATCTAGACCAAGATATTGAATTTAATATTACTAATTTTCCAAAAGCAAAAGGTTGGGTATTTAATAAAGTAAAAAATAAAATTATTATGAACATCAATGATGAAAAATATAAAGATTTTTTTTTAAAATTAATAACATTAATATTAAGCAAAATTCATATGCAAAATTTAACAGGTAAAGAAAGTACTAAATGCTTTTTTGAAAATTTAATTTCTGCTAAAGATTTCTTTGAAGATGATAATGCTCCAAGAAAACTTACTAAAGAATCTCAAATAGGTCTTTATGGAGAAGTTCATGTTTTAAGTAAAATTTTAGCTAAAAAATTAGATAATGAAGGCTTAATCAATTCTTGGACTGGCCCTTCAAAAAAACATGATTTTACAACAGAAAAAATATTAATTGAAATTAAGACTACTACCACTAATTCAAAAAAGATTAACACCTCAAGTAACAACCAAATTGCTCCCGTATTTGATAAGGCATTAAATATTATTTTTTTACAAATTAAGACCAGTTCAAACGGTTTTTCTCTTGTAGATGTAATTAATAATTATTTAACTATCTTAAAAAGTGAGTCAGAAATTTTACATAATGATTTTTTACTTAAATTAGCACAGTGTAATTATTTAGATATCCATAAAGATGAATACTCACAAAAATATGAAATTGATAAAACTAATTATTTTGAAGTTAGAGATGACTTTCCCTACATAAAAAAAGTAGTGATTCCTGATGAATTATCAGATCTTATTATCACTTATAAAATTGATCTTGAAAAATGTGAAAATTTCAGAATTAATGAAGAACAGTTATTAAATAAAATATGA
- a CDS encoding ATP-binding protein, whose product MNSSSIFKKFRNVGYTLPESLAELADNSITHNAKNIWIYMYWADDSGKDSFVMVVDDGDGMDEKTLLEKALTLPKEDHIDQGDHDLSMFGLGLKTGSFQHCTSITAITKKNNTLTKKTLNFNKVTDEMPSCINHKFIQKHLEAFDQQKSGTVIIWSDLDNISKLRASDRPSNFYTDYDNARVHFKLTYHKYLLEKDVNIFFGGGEEVNKTKSFDPFYKKDNETIKLENVEISFQNGGTTILKPWIIPQDTQIEKLGRNKNDLQGLYFFRKKRLIHSGGWFGIGEKDTERYWGSTDKFNRLRIEIELPEENPKDWMSSFSKNKIAIPDYAKNRIRKHLNQIRKDYLEKIGEMREDRKEPISEELQKKKELIRMINNTNLSKEEMQKIEASLKDNK is encoded by the coding sequence ATGAATAGCTCATCAATATTTAAAAAATTTAGAAATGTTGGATACACACTCCCAGAGTCACTAGCTGAATTAGCTGATAATAGCATCACACATAATGCAAAAAATATTTGGATTTACATGTATTGGGCAGATGATTCTGGAAAAGATTCTTTTGTTATGGTGGTTGATGATGGTGATGGTATGGATGAAAAAACTCTGTTGGAGAAAGCACTTACTCTTCCAAAAGAAGATCATATAGATCAAGGTGATCATGATTTATCAATGTTCGGATTAGGTTTAAAAACTGGATCTTTTCAACACTGCACATCAATTACAGCAATTACAAAAAAGAATAATACTTTAACTAAAAAAACATTAAATTTTAATAAAGTTACTGATGAAATGCCTAGTTGTATAAATCATAAATTTATTCAAAAACATTTAGAAGCTTTTGACCAACAAAAAAGTGGAACTGTAATAATATGGTCAGACTTGGATAATATTTCAAAATTACGAGCCAGTGATAGACCAAGTAATTTCTATACTGATTATGATAACGCAAGAGTTCATTTTAAACTTACTTATCATAAGTATCTTTTAGAAAAAGATGTAAATATTTTTTTTGGTGGTGGTGAAGAAGTAAATAAAACTAAATCATTTGATCCTTTTTATAAAAAAGATAATGAAACAATAAAACTAGAAAATGTTGAAATTAGTTTTCAAAATGGTGGAACAACAATTTTAAAACCGTGGATAATTCCTCAAGATACTCAAATTGAAAAGCTAGGACGTAATAAAAATGATCTTCAAGGATTATATTTTTTTAGGAAAAAAAGATTAATTCACTCTGGAGGTTGGTTTGGAATAGGTGAAAAAGATACTGAAAGATATTGGGGTTCAACTGATAAATTTAATCGTTTAAGAATTGAAATTGAATTACCTGAAGAAAACCCAAAAGATTGGATGAGCTCATTTTCTAAAAATAAGATTGCAATACCAGACTATGCAAAAAACAGAATACGTAAGCATTTAAATCAAATTAGGAAAGATTATTTAGAAAAAATAGGTGAAATGAGAGAAGATCGAAAAGAACCAATAAGTGAAGAATTGCAAAAGAAAAAAGAACTTATTAGGATGATTAATAATACAAATTTAAGTAAAGAAGAAATGCAAAAAATAGAAGCTTCTCTGAAAGATAATAAATGA